In the Natrinema sp. CBA1119 genome, TCGATCGCGCCCTGGATGCGATCTCGCTGTATCGATTCGGACCGGCCGGCGAGACTGCCACTGGACGTCCCCTGACTGGCGATCGTCCATCCCTCGCTCTGGAGAGTCTCGAGTTGGCCCTGACTGACGTAGCCGGAGCCGCCGACGTAGTCGGTGGGGACGAACGCGGTCGCAGGGAAGTCGTAGTCCGACAGCGCCGAGCGAGCCCGGGTCGCGGTGGATGCGCGGCCGCCGTCGAACTGGAGGAGGACTTTGCCGGTGTCCGGGCGAGAGACGAAGTGGAGGTCGTCACACCACAGCGTCACCGACTCGCCGTTGCCCGCCAGCGCCGAAATCTTGATGTGGGCGATCGAACTCAGATCCGGGTCGCCGTCGGTCCCGATGACCCCGAGATCGTAGCGGGCGAACGGAAGTCCCGGCGGGACGTCACACTGGAGGAGGAGCCGGTTGCCGTCCGTATCGGAGAGCTGGACGATCGGGTCGACATCCTGCTCGGTCGCGAACGCCATCGCCGGGAACTCGTCGGAGAGGTCCCGCGGCTGGTCGAACCGCCGTTTGATCATCACTCGTTGCTCTGCCTCCGTCGCCTCCATGCGGCCGGACTGCTCGCCGACGTATGCGCGTTCGGCGTCGAGTTCGAGCGAGCCTTCCATCACCGTCCACATCGAGAGGTCGTCGAACTGATCGAACGACCCGGGATCCTCGTCGACCGGATCCGGCGAGTCAGAATCTCCGTTACCGTCGTCATCGTCCGGTTCGTCCGACGTTTCGGAATCGCTCAGGGCGGAACAGCCACCGAGCGTCGCTGCGGCGGCCGTCACGAGATACGCTCGTCGTTTCATTCCGATCGAAGAAATTCCGGACACGGTAATTGTTATGCCGCCGTTGGCGTTCGGTCCGCGACGGGTAACCGGCGCCTATCGACGGACGAGGCGGGACGGACAACACGGGGACGGACGAGGCGGGACGGACAACACGGGGACGGACGAGGCGGGACAGGGCAAGGCGGGGTCGAGGGCGAGCCAACGGGAGCCGTCACAGCGGCCAGCGCGGAGGCCCGCGGCTCCGGCAGCGAGTCGCTGACGACAGACATAACTCGAGCCCGGTCGAAGCACTCCGCATGACCGATCCGGACGCGTTCGTCGAGGCCGTTAGCGAGGACAACCAGACCGCACTCTCGCGACTCGGCTCCTCGAAGTCGCTGTACGCCGACACCGGCGGGGAGATCGACACCGAACCCGTCCTCGAGGCGACCGCCGACGCCGAGTACGCCGCCTGGCAGACGTTCCGCGAGTGGGCCGACGACGAGGCCGACGACGAGGCTCGCGCGGCATTCGAGACCACGGCCGAGGAGGAGCAAAATCACTACGAGACCGTCGACGGCAAACTCGACGCCGACGAGTACGAACCGAACGAGATCCCCCAGCTCCACGAGTATCTCCGAAATCGCGAGGACACCGTGGAACGGGTCGGCGCACTCGTCGGCCGCATTCTCGCGAGCCAGCGCTCGAAGGACCAGGTCGTCGGCTACTTCGTCGGCGACGCCGACCCGCAGACGGCCAGCCTGTTCCGCGACTTCGGCGAGGACCTGGACGACCAGCTCGAGCGCGCGAAAACGCTGCTCGAGACGGTCTGCGACAGCGACGAGGACTGGGACCGCGCCCAGGAGGCCGCGAGCGGCGCGATTCAGGCCGCCTACGAGGAGTACGTCGAGACGCTCGAGGGAATGGGCGCGAACCCCAAGCCGGTCTGTTAACGCCAGCGAATCGGACGGGTTCTTGCTAACGAATATTTTGTAACTTCGTGCTCAATTCAGGGGGAGTAACGTATCGCTCCAGACCGGTCAACCGGCGTGCGGTGGCGCGCGCTATGCCGCGGTGAATGCTAATGAACCGCGGCACTAAATTGCGCGAGGGATGAGCGAACGAACAGAGTGAGTGAGCGAATCGGCTGGGGAGGGTGTGGCCATTCCCTGTTGCCACGATAGCAGGACGCTTTGCTGCACTTAGCCACTAGCAGAACCACTGCACCATTCACGACACACACCGAACGAACCGATTCCAAAAGTCTCTCGATGAGAATCGATACGACACGCTCCTCGAATCGACAAAAACCGCGAGAACCGCTAGACGCCCTCGAGGTCCGATCGGAACTCGGAGATCGCTGCAAGCGCATCCTCGAGACTCGACGCGACGTCGCCGCCCTCGTCGTCGGCGATCTCGTTCAGAATGTGTTCGTGGCGCGCGAGCTGGCCGTGATCCGGTCCGTGATCGGCCGTCGCATAGTCCTCGAATTTCGCCGCCTGCGTCTGGAGTCGGTCCCGCACCTCGTCGTCGGCCGTCGCGTCGGCCGCCCGTTCGATCGAGTCGGCCGCGCGTTGGAGTTCGTCTCGAGCCATACGCTTCTGTTTACCAGCAGGTACTAAAACGGTTTCAATACGATCCGACTATCAGAACGGTGTCCGGCGAAATTCAGCCGGGTCAGCGCCCCTGTTCGAGTGAGATGCAGCGCACCTGATCGAGCGTGATTCAGTTCACTCGCTCGAGCGTGATTCAGCGCACCTGTTCGAGTCGGTCCTCGAGGGAGAGACCGGCGACGGTATCACCCGTCACGCCGGCGACGGCGTCGCGGAAGTTCGTCCGGTAGCTGCCCGGGCCCGCGTACCCCATGTCGGCCGCGCGCTCGCCGGCGAGACCGAACGCGAGCGTCCCGTGGACGGCGGCTTCGCGGGCGTCCTCGAGCGCGCCACAGAAGGTCGCGACGGTCACGCCGAGCATGCAGCCAGTGCCGACGACCTCGCCGAGCATCTCGTGGCCGGCGGTGAGCCGGACTGCGCCGTCGGCGTCCGCGACGACGTCGTCGACGCCGGAAGCGACAACGGTGGCACCGGTCGACTCGGCGAGAGAGCGGGATGTCCGCTCGATCGTCTCGTAGTCGCCGACGGATTCGACGCCCTTGACCTCGGCCTCGACGCCCGCGAGCGCGCTGATCTCTCCGTAATTGCCCTTGATCACGGTGAAGTCGATCACCGAGAGCAGGCTCTCGGCGACCGCCTCTCTCGAGGGCGTCGAGCCGACGCCGACGGGATCGAGGACGACCGGAATGCCCCGTTCGTTCGCCTTCTTCCCGGCTTCGTGCATCGCCTCGACGCGGCCGTCGGGCACCTGACCGGTGTTGATCAGGACCGCACGCGCAAGGTCGGCCATCTCGCCGGCGTCGCCGAACGAGTCGGCCATCACCGGGAGCCCGCCCCAGTGAAGGGTCACGTTCGCGACGTCGTTGATCGTCACCGTGTTGGTCAGCGACTGGACGAGCGGTTCCGTTTCCCGAACCGTCCGAACCGATTCCGCGAAGTCGCCGGCGTCGATGTCGGTTACGCTCATTCCCCTTGTCCTCCGGTATCGATCGCCTTCGGCGTTTCGACGGCGGCAGTCAGCGACTCGGTCGCGGCCGCCGGATCCGGAGCCGCCGTAATCGCACTAATCACGGCCACGCCGGCCGCGCCCGCCTCGACGACCGGCCGAGCGTTATCGGCCGTGATGCCGCCGATGCCGACGATCGGGATCGAGACCGCGTCGGCGATCGCGGCGATTCGCTCCGGACCGACTCCGTCCTTGTCCGCGTCGACATCCTTCGAGGAAGTCCCGTAAACGGCCCCGACGCCGAGGTAGTCCGCCCCATCGGCGTCCGCCTCCCGCGCCGCCGCGACCGTCGACGCCGAACAGCCGACGATCGCATCCGAACCGAGCAGGTCGCGGGCGACCCCGACCGAAAGGTCCGATTGGCCGACGTGGACGCCGTCAGCGTCGATCGCTCGCGCGATGTCGACCCGGTCATTGACGAGCAGGTCGACGCCCGCCTCGGCCGTGAGTTCGCGCAGTTCGAGCCCCAGTTCGTACCGCGAGCGAGCGCTTGTTTCTTTCTCGCGCAACTGGATAGCGTCGACGCCGCCGTCGACGGCCGCGCGAACGATATCGAGCGTCGTCCGGTCGTCCGACAGCGACGCCTGCGTGACGAAGTAGGTCCGCCAGTTCGATGGATTCACGAGAGATAGTAGTCGGTGGTCGAACTAAGCGGCTTCGGTCAGGTAGCCGTCTCGAGCCGCCGTTCGACCGATTCAGTGGCGGAACGAACGGTCCACGTTCTTTGCGCTCCGCGACATAGGGGCCGCCATGGCCTTCGATCCCGACCGCGTGAGGACTGTCACGTTCGACTCCTACAGCACGCTCGTCGACGTCGATGCGACCGCGGCTGCCCTCGCGGAGCACGCGAACGTCG is a window encoding:
- a CDS encoding polysaccharide deacetylase family protein; amino-acid sequence: MKRRAYLVTAAAATLGGCSALSDSETSDEPDDDDGNGDSDSPDPVDEDPGSFDQFDDLSMWTVMEGSLELDAERAYVGEQSGRMEATEAEQRVMIKRRFDQPRDLSDEFPAMAFATEQDVDPIVQLSDTDGNRLLLQCDVPPGLPFARYDLGVIGTDGDPDLSSIAHIKISALAGNGESVTLWCDDLHFVSRPDTGKVLLQFDGGRASTATRARSALSDYDFPATAFVPTDYVGGSGYVSQGQLETLQSEGWTIASQGTSSGSLAGRSESIQRDRIQGAIEWLESNGFEDGAGYFAYPLNRYDETTMSLVEEHHDVGFVGGYGGHADLLNPATAPRTVGPSADEATQLLDRTAQFRTITTLSYADLSGATGMALEETLSHLSDLESAGDLEVIGPDDIASNHIYEE
- the thiM gene encoding hydroxyethylthiazole kinase, with the translated sequence MSVTDIDAGDFAESVRTVRETEPLVQSLTNTVTINDVANVTLHWGGLPVMADSFGDAGEMADLARAVLINTGQVPDGRVEAMHEAGKKANERGIPVVLDPVGVGSTPSREAVAESLLSVIDFTVIKGNYGEISALAGVEAEVKGVESVGDYETIERTSRSLAESTGATVVASGVDDVVADADGAVRLTAGHEMLGEVVGTGCMLGVTVATFCGALEDAREAAVHGTLAFGLAGERAADMGYAGPGSYRTNFRDAVAGVTGDTVAGLSLEDRLEQVR
- a CDS encoding rubrerythrin family protein; the encoded protein is MTDPDAFVEAVSEDNQTALSRLGSSKSLYADTGGEIDTEPVLEATADAEYAAWQTFREWADDEADDEARAAFETTAEEEQNHYETVDGKLDADEYEPNEIPQLHEYLRNREDTVERVGALVGRILASQRSKDQVVGYFVGDADPQTASLFRDFGEDLDDQLERAKTLLETVCDSDEDWDRAQEAASGAIQAAYEEYVETLEGMGANPKPVC
- the thiE gene encoding thiamine phosphate synthase, with translation MNPSNWRTYFVTQASLSDDRTTLDIVRAAVDGGVDAIQLREKETSARSRYELGLELRELTAEAGVDLLVNDRVDIARAIDADGVHVGQSDLSVGVARDLLGSDAIVGCSASTVAAAREADADGADYLGVGAVYGTSSKDVDADKDGVGPERIAAIADAVSIPIVGIGGITADNARPVVEAGAAGVAVISAITAAPDPAAATESLTAAVETPKAIDTGGQGE